Within Limisalsivibrio acetivorans, the genomic segment AGACCTCAGCAATGAGCCCGCACTTAACTTCTATAAAAAGAATAATTGGGCTCAAACAAACCTTATCTGCTTTAGAAGGATGGATTACCCCTAAAACTCGCCGACTATGATGTCGTCAATGCAACGTTTAGGAACGTAGTGAACCTCGTCCTCATCTCTGTAGTACTTGTGGTCCGGCGTTTCACGCATACTGACAACCCGCACATCCTCAACGGGATAGCCAAGGGCGATGACATAGAGAATCTGTAGATTCTCAGGTACTTGCAGAACCTTATTGAGTTGTTCCCTTTTAATGTTGCCTATCATACATGAGCCAACACCGCAGGCCATAGCGCTAAGTGTTATGTTCTGCATCGCAAGCCCGGCATCCACCTGGGAAAATTTACTCTCTTTCTCTGCCAGAACAACAATATATGCAACGGGCTGTTCTTTTTCCGAGGGTCCATCCCAGTCTTTGAGGTAGCCCGCCCATGCGAGTGTGGGGAATACTCTGGATGCAATATCCTCATCTGCAACGGTAATATATCGAAGTGGTTGGAGGTTTGCCGCACTCTGGCTCATCCTTGCGGAATAGAGGATATCCTGCAGAAAACCAATATCAAGCTTTTTTGAATGGTCGAACTTTCTGTACGAACGGTTTTTGCGGATAATTTCCTTAAGATTTTCCATGAATACCCCCTGTTTCTATCGGATATATATTACAACAGCTCCTGCGCATGTCAAGGTTTTGCGGGTAGTATAAAAAAAAGAGTGTATAATAGGGTTAAAATAGGGGGTAAATATGCGTAAATATCTGTTTATTATACTCTTAATCACTGCTCTCCCACTTAGTGCCGCTGTTAAGCATGGGGGTGAGAAAGGGGTTGTTGACACGGACTACTTCCGCAGTATTATCGGAAATACTCCAGATGGTGTTCATCTTGTCGATGTACGCTCCGAATCTGAGTTCGATACATGGCATGTTCCCGGTGCTATGCAGATCAATGTTTATGTCCTTTACGACGGTAGCTGTGAGGAGTTTCTTTCTAAGCTCCCTGCCGATGGAGAGGTTATATTTTATTGCACATCGGGCGGGCAGGCGGCGGATGCCTATTACGGGCTCCTTGATACCTGCGGACTATCCGAAGAGAAGATGAAGAGGTTCTATTTCCTGGATGCACTGCTGGATTGCAGCGGCGAGAAGTGTACGGTTAAAGATATCGAATACTAATCAAAAAAACGCAGTGTGCCGCAAGGTACACTGCGCTGTTTCCTCAGGAGTTCTTTTCGTCGAATCTAAATTCCAGTTTGACATCAAGGGCATCCTCTCCACCCTTGAGTGCTGCTGCATATCCCTGAACGGTCTTTGCCAGTGAAAAGGATACGAACCGGTTAAGGTCGATGTCCTTTCCGTTTATAAGCATCCTTATGGCGGGGGGCTCTTTTTCATCGTTCAGTTTGCATTCACTCTGAAGGAAGTCCGCCACCTCTTCGGGATTGTTTACATCGAGATATCTGGGCGCACCCTGAATCTCAGGAGCATCCGGTTTATCGGTGGCAACGGCCATAAGCGTCTCCTGACCTATGCATACGGGATCCTTACCGTTACCGGGACGGTAAACCTCTATCTTGGGCTTGTCCGATGTTTTGTATCCTTCGGTAATTATTATATCGCTGTCTATGGGGGCCATATGGACAAGTGTGTCGAGTGTGGGTTCACCATCGCAGACCATGGCATGCTTGCCGGGCCCGGCGATGATAACCGCCGCCGCACCAGCCTGCTTATGGCGATGGCTGTCCTTCCCCTCTTTATCGATATCGAAGCCGTGGGCATCATGCTTTATTACGCTCACCTTGAGCCCTCTGTCCGTAAGTATCCTTACAACCTGTTCCAATAGCGTGGTTTTCCCGCTTCCGCTGTATCCTGCAAATGTAACAACCGGTATCATATCATCCCTCTGTAGTATCTTTCATATATCCTTTTCAGGATATTTCTGTCACCCTTGATGGAGATAACCTCCATACGGGCGCTTCCTATTGTGAATCCAATATCCATACGCATGAGGATATGGGTACTCTTATCGATCCAGAAGTGCCATGTCCCCTTTGGCTGGAGCTTTTTGTCCGTTTCGTAGTCGGGTTTGAAGCGAACCTTTTCGCAGTCGAAGGTTTCCTTTCCCAGAAAGACGGTTCCCTCTCCATCAAGCCTGTAGGGGAGGATTATAGGCTTGCTGTCCAGAAACAGCTTCACTATCTGCTGCTCCTCGGAACGGTTGAATATGAGGGAGAGCGTTGCTCCGTAAGGGTCGAGAAAGCCTTTCTTTCCGAAGAAGTTCTTCTTAATGCTTTTCAGCTTCCCTGTTTCGGTGTGTCTTTTCTGTATCACGTAGTCTATTCCCTTATCAAGGAATTTGTAGCTGTGGGAATAGCTGTACTTATCATTCTCGCTTAGCAGATCCATCTTTACGGTACGAACCGGATATACCTCAATGAGAGCCTTGCCCACCTCACGGAATGGAACGATCTTTGAGATTGGCGGAACTGTGTATGTTGTGCTCGATGCCTCAAGCTTGCCGTCCTCTAGTTGACGATACTGAATACACGATTCGCCGAGTTTGAAGAACAGGCTTATCTCGTAGCATACCTCCAGGTCCGAAGCTTTTGCATTGAGTGGGTTGAGCATTATACCGAGTAGAATTAACAGAAGGAGCCTTTTTCTCATAGCGCCAATATAATACTTTTCTCCGCATATTTCCCGTAATATTTCACATTAAACCCCGCCGCCATAATATTTGACATAGACGGGGATTTACATTAATACATCTGAG encodes:
- a CDS encoding nitroreductase family protein encodes the protein MENLKEIIRKNRSYRKFDHSKKLDIGFLQDILYSARMSQSAANLQPLRYITVADEDIASRVFPTLAWAGYLKDWDGPSEKEQPVAYIVVLAEKESKFSQVDAGLAMQNITLSAMACGVGSCMIGNIKREQLNKVLQVPENLQILYVIALGYPVEDVRVVSMRETPDHKYYRDEDEVHYVPKRCIDDIIVGEF
- a CDS encoding rhodanese-like domain-containing protein encodes the protein MRKYLFIILLITALPLSAAVKHGGEKGVVDTDYFRSIIGNTPDGVHLVDVRSESEFDTWHVPGAMQINVYVLYDGSCEEFLSKLPADGEVIFYCTSGGQAADAYYGLLDTCGLSEEKMKRFYFLDALLDCSGEKCTVKDIEY
- the mobB gene encoding molybdopterin-guanine dinucleotide biosynthesis protein B, with amino-acid sequence MIPVVTFAGYSGSGKTTLLEQVVRILTDRGLKVSVIKHDAHGFDIDKEGKDSHRHKQAGAAAVIIAGPGKHAMVCDGEPTLDTLVHMAPIDSDIIITEGYKTSDKPKIEVYRPGNGKDPVCIGQETLMAVATDKPDAPEIQGAPRYLDVNNPEEVADFLQSECKLNDEKEPPAIRMLINGKDIDLNRFVSFSLAKTVQGYAAALKGGEDALDVKLEFRFDEKNS
- a CDS encoding DUF3108 domain-containing protein; translation: MRKRLLLLILLGIMLNPLNAKASDLEVCYEISLFFKLGESCIQYRQLEDGKLEASSTTYTVPPISKIVPFREVGKALIEVYPVRTVKMDLLSENDKYSYSHSYKFLDKGIDYVIQKRHTETGKLKSIKKNFFGKKGFLDPYGATLSLIFNRSEEQQIVKLFLDSKPIILPYRLDGEGTVFLGKETFDCEKVRFKPDYETDKKLQPKGTWHFWIDKSTHILMRMDIGFTIGSARMEVISIKGDRNILKRIYERYYRGMI